A window of Eubacterium sp. 1001713B170207_170306_E7 contains these coding sequences:
- a CDS encoding FGGY-family carbohydrate kinase, protein MYEAQYFMGVDTGTQSVRVVVADISGNIVASDEQVYETYYPQPGWAEQKPADWWSCFNKAVENVTKSLSMGIRYSIKSVSVCSTSSTVLAVDEQGNPMMDAIMWMDTRAVKEMEKINATADPVLEYCGGEDSVEWMIPKTLWIKNNKPEIYKDSYKIIEQLDWMNYQLCGTFATSICQAACKWNYVSCEGGWNGEFFKKIGLEDYEEKLVTDVRRLGEELGKIDPAFAEKYDLNPDMTVVQGGIDAHIGMLGLGVARPGKMAMIMGTSFVQLAFANADEKLKLDGIWGPYNEPVVPNAWLLEGGQISAGSIVKWFMREFDLNKMENPYAFMNEQVEKIAPGSDGLVALDFFQGNRTPYKDPNAKGVIYGLTLSHTKAHIYRALLESVALGTKNIIDNFEKQGCPVDMVVGCGGVTKDATWMQIIADATGKPIIVTVDPSAGALGCTIVAAVGAKAYPDFEQATKGMVKEAYTVTPNPDVYDDYQKVFDTYVELYEELKGTMSKER, encoded by the coding sequence ATGTACGAAGCTCAATATTTTATGGGAGTCGACACTGGAACACAGAGTGTGCGTGTCGTTGTTGCAGATATCAGCGGAAATATCGTCGCCAGTGACGAACAGGTTTATGAAACCTATTATCCGCAGCCCGGCTGGGCTGAACAGAAGCCCGCGGACTGGTGGAGCTGTTTTAACAAAGCGGTTGAAAATGTGACCAAAAGCTTGTCAATGGGTATCCGCTACAGCATCAAATCCGTCAGTGTCTGCTCAACCTCATCCACGGTTCTGGCCGTCGATGAGCAGGGGAATCCGATGATGGACGCCATCATGTGGATGGATACCCGCGCGGTTAAGGAAATGGAAAAAATCAACGCCACTGCCGATCCGGTGCTGGAATACTGCGGCGGGGAAGACTCCGTTGAATGGATGATCCCCAAAACACTCTGGATCAAAAACAACAAGCCGGAAATCTACAAGGACAGCTACAAGATCATCGAGCAGCTGGACTGGATGAACTATCAGCTCTGCGGCACCTTTGCCACCTCCATCTGCCAGGCTGCCTGCAAATGGAATTATGTATCCTGCGAGGGCGGCTGGAACGGCGAATTTTTCAAAAAAATTGGCCTGGAGGATTACGAGGAAAAGCTCGTCACTGATGTCCGGCGTCTCGGCGAAGAACTGGGGAAAATCGACCCGGCCTTCGCGGAAAAATATGACTTGAATCCAGATATGACCGTCGTACAGGGGGGCATCGACGCCCACATCGGCATGCTGGGCCTGGGCGTTGCAAGACCGGGAAAAATGGCCATGATCATGGGCACCAGCTTTGTGCAGCTCGCCTTTGCCAATGCCGATGAAAAGCTGAAGCTGGACGGCATCTGGGGGCCTTACAACGAACCGGTTGTGCCAAACGCGTGGCTGCTGGAGGGTGGTCAGATTTCTGCCGGCTCCATTGTCAAATGGTTCATGCGTGAGTTTGACCTGAACAAAATGGAAAACCCCTATGCTTTCATGAATGAACAGGTCGAAAAAATCGCGCCCGGCTCAGACGGCCTGGTGGCTCTGGATTTCTTCCAGGGAAACCGCACGCCCTACAAAGATCCAAACGCAAAGGGCGTTATCTACGGCCTTACCTTAAGCCACACCAAGGCGCACATCTACCGCGCTTTACTGGAATCCGTTGCCCTGGGCACAAAAAACATCATTGACAACTTTGAAAAACAGGGCTGTCCGGTGGATATGGTTGTTGGCTGCGGCGGCGTCACCAAGGACGCCACCTGGATGCAGATCATTGCAGACGCTACAGGCAAGCCCATCATCGTTACCGTTGACCCGAGCGCCGGCGCCCTGGGCTGTACCATCGTTGCCGCTGTGGGCGCAAAGGCCTACCCGGATTTCGAGCAGGCCACCAAGGGTATGGTTAAGGAAGCCTACACCGTTACCCCAAACCCGGACGTCTACGACGATTACCAGAAGGTATTCGATACCTATGTTGAATTATATGAAGAACTAAAAGGCACCATGTCTAAAGAAAGATAG
- the deoC gene encoding deoxyribose-phosphate aldolase — protein MNHQEILSHIDHTLLKPFSTWEQIAEICNDAIENKTASVCIPPSFVKPVKEAYGDQLTICTVIGFPLGYNTTATKVFEAKEAVKEGAAEIDMVINIGALKDGKYDLVQNEIAEIKKAVGDNILKVIVETCFLTEEEKIAICELVTAAGADFIKTSTGFGTAGATREDIRLFKEHIGPNVKMKAAGGVKTKEDLVDFLKLGCERIGTSSAVSMLKGGEAQGY, from the coding sequence ATGAACCATCAGGAAATTTTAAGCCACATTGACCACACCTTACTAAAACCCTTTTCTACCTGGGAGCAGATCGCAGAAATCTGTAACGACGCCATCGAAAACAAAACCGCGTCAGTCTGTATCCCGCCCTCCTTTGTAAAACCCGTTAAAGAAGCCTACGGCGACCAGCTGACCATCTGCACCGTCATCGGCTTTCCGCTCGGCTATAACACCACCGCCACCAAGGTTTTTGAAGCAAAAGAAGCTGTAAAGGAAGGCGCGGCCGAGATCGATATGGTCATCAACATCGGCGCTTTAAAGGACGGCAAATACGACCTTGTCCAAAATGAAATCGCAGAAATCAAAAAAGCCGTGGGGGATAATATCCTGAAAGTGATCGTTGAAACCTGCTTCCTGACCGAGGAAGAAAAAATTGCAATCTGCGAGCTGGTCACTGCCGCGGGCGCAGATTTTATCAAAACCTCCACCGGCTTCGGTACCGCCGGCGCCACCAGAGAGGATATCCGCCTGTTCAAGGAACACATTGGTCCAAACGTGAAAATGAAAGCCGCAGGCGGCGTAAAAACCAAGGAAGACCTGGTTGACTTCCTGAAGCTCGGCTGCGAGCGCATCGGCACCAGCTCAGCGGTCTCCATGCTCAAGGGCGGGGAAGCTCAGGGGTATTAA